One window from the genome of Oncorhynchus gorbuscha isolate QuinsamMale2020 ecotype Even-year linkage group LG14, OgorEven_v1.0, whole genome shotgun sequence encodes:
- the LOC123994606 gene encoding dynein axonemal intermediate chain 7-like isoform X1, with amino-acid sequence MPPKDAKSAQKKGGKLSKAEKEQLQKEEDERRQKEDEEARLLAEKEEQERLERERKEQEEHQKLELKDKDRREDELNELRHLVEENQTAVTKWETDSRAKAKWDRYMCCDGSPDPSVQQEINTFINLWCEDPEVQIKPILKECALALRLLEELEGILRDEPEPADALRYQETLLSIQTLIQSKLDRSTEEILKWANAHSDIETGNMQTVVQDDIITLCLWANLNKNPRFKGFQFEEVGLGFELPKQLAVSDVAVRILHTHYDHLSHLANLKSQNPSRMSLGLGTREEPLLEGATHVGECGETEGDGDRRGSTQQGGAEEEVQSVRGSEGRKSAVSVISMKEEGRSGQKQLEDAQQKLEENGSQIDTMLEGDDSGEGDSTPTPMDPVMDSYEGQVVDLQQYTPLGGVFYCDVFRLPPQSQQLNGWEMRELLDTGLQPFPYPTEQTQIQGSASMKLEDTGVLTSPPVGVTVTLPDSVLFLEDPQVARWDPEGQHWKTDCISETSYDQAERKISFKMDSFYAFTLLQDSYANMPFQSWELRPLGQDSALLTITAALTEVSITIKGSKCMLQSDQERGLNHILGQWMSPSELQKAMVSAGVNIFVNQYSDKYVSVNAKDPLIEHAVYEQMALLSSAFAFSWSQWNTQCGHERLVLQVCEHLDPVPVRDDSWCVYLLGAQRSQRLRIKEHSEAFSPELDPGSEFHSTFLHMLRDGMSPAGQDRCSHHLFVDAVHRLLRATRPLTYS; translated from the exons ATG CCACCCAAGGATGCAAAG TCTGCCCAAAAGAAAGGAGGCAAGCTCAGTAAGGCTGAAAAGGAGCAACTtcagaaagaggaggatgagagaagacAGAAGGAAGATG AGGAGGCTCGACTCCTGGCTGAGAAAGAGGAGCaagagaggctggagagagagagaaaggagcaggaggagcatcAGAAACTGGAACTAAAG GACAAAGATCGCAGAGAGGATGAGCTGAACGAACTGCGTCATCTAGTGGAAGAGAACCAGACTGCAGTCACCAAGTGGGAGACTGACTCCAGAGCGAAAGCCAAG TGGGACAGGTACATGTGTTGTGACGGGAGTCCAGACCCGTCAGTCCAGCAGGAGATCAACACCTTCATCAACCTGTGGTGCGAGGACCCAGAGGTCCAGATCAAACCGATTCTAAAGGAGTGTGCCCTGGCGCTACGG CTGCTAGAGGAGCTGGAGGGTATACTGAGGGACGAGCCTGAACCAGCTGATGCCCTGAGGTACCAGGAGACCCTGCTCTCCATCCAGACTCTCATCCAATCCAAACTTGACCGCAGCACTGAGGAGATACTCAAG TGGGCCAATGCTCACTCAGACATTGAGACGGGGAACATGCAGACAGTGGTCCAGGATGACATCATCACACTGTGTCTGTGGGCCAACCTTAACAAGAACCCAAG GTTTAAAGGGTTCCAGTTCGAGGAGGTGGGACTGGGCTTTGAGCTGCCCAAACAGCTGGCAGTCAGTGACGTCGCTGTGAGAATCCTCCACACCCACTACGACCACTTGTCTCACCTGGCTAACCTGAAAAGCCAGAACCCCAGCAGGATGTCCCTGGGCCTGGGGACCAGGGAGGAACCCCTTCTGGAGGGAGCGACCCACGTGGGGGAGTgtggggagacggagggagatggTGACAGGAGAGGGAGCACACAGCAGGGAGGTGCAGAAGAAGAGGTGCAGTCTGTCAGAGGGTCTGAAGGCAGGAAG AGTGCGGTGAGTGTGATATCtatgaaggaggaggggaggagtggtcAGAAGCAGCTGGAGGATGCGCAACAGAAGCTGGAGGAGAATGGGAGTCAGATAGATACAATGTTAGAGGGAGATGACTCAG GTGAGGGAGACTCCACCCCTACCCCGATGGACCCAGTGATGGACAGCTATGAGGGTCAGGTGGTTGACCTTCAACAGTACACACCCCTGGGAGGAGTCTTCTACTGCGATGTCTTCCGTCTGCCGCCACAGTCCCAACAACTCAATggatgggagatgagagag CTGTTGGACACAGGGCTGCAGCCGTTCCCCTACCCCACAGAGCAGACTCAGATCCAGGGCTCTGCCTCCATGAAGCTGGAGGACACTGGGGTCTTGACCAGTCCCCCTGTAGGGGTCACAGTCACCCTGCCCGACTCTGTCCTATTCCTGGAGGACCCCCAGGTGGCCCGCTGGGACCCTGAAG GTCAGCACTGGAAGACCGACTGCATCAGTGAGACGTCGTACGACCAGGCAGAGCGGAAGATCTCGTTCAAGATGGACTCATTCTACGCCTTCACGCTTCTACAGGACTCGTATGCCAACATGCCGTTCCAGAGCTGGGAGCTCAGACCACTGGGCCAGGACTCTGCACTGCTCACCATCACCGCAGCCCTCACTGAAGTCAGCATCACCATCAAG GGCAGCAAGTGTATGCTCCAGTCAGACCAGGAGAGAGGACTGAACCACATCCTGGGCCAGTGGATGAGTCCCTCTGAACTGCAGAAAGCCATGGTCAGCGCCGGGGTCAACATCTTCGTCAACCAATACTCCGACAAATATGTCAGCGTAAACGCAAAG GACCCTCTGATAGAACATGCTGTGTATGAACAGATGGCCCTGCTCTCCTCTGCCTTTGCCTTCTCCTGGAGCCAGTGGAACACGCAGTGTGGCCATGAGCGTCTGGTGCTGCAG GTGTGTGAGCACCTAGACCCGGTCCCGGTCCGAGATGACTCGTGGTGTGTGTACCTGCTGGGGGCCCAGAGGAGCCAAAGGCTGAGGATCAAGGAACACAGTGAGGCGTTCTCTCCAGAGCTGGACCCCGGCAGTGAGTTCCACTCCACCTTCCTGCACATGCTCCGAGACGGCATGTCTCCCGCCGGACAGGACCGATGCTCTCACCACCTGTTCGTCGACGCCGTGCACAGACTGCTGCGTGCCACACGGCCTCTCACATACTCCTGA
- the LOC123994606 gene encoding dynein axonemal intermediate chain 7-like isoform X2 codes for MSAQKKGGKLSKAEKEQLQKEEDERRQKEDEEARLLAEKEEQERLERERKEQEEHQKLELKDKDRREDELNELRHLVEENQTAVTKWETDSRAKAKWDRYMCCDGSPDPSVQQEINTFINLWCEDPEVQIKPILKECALALRLLEELEGILRDEPEPADALRYQETLLSIQTLIQSKLDRSTEEILKWANAHSDIETGNMQTVVQDDIITLCLWANLNKNPRFKGFQFEEVGLGFELPKQLAVSDVAVRILHTHYDHLSHLANLKSQNPSRMSLGLGTREEPLLEGATHVGECGETEGDGDRRGSTQQGGAEEEVQSVRGSEGRKSAVSVISMKEEGRSGQKQLEDAQQKLEENGSQIDTMLEGDDSGEGDSTPTPMDPVMDSYEGQVVDLQQYTPLGGVFYCDVFRLPPQSQQLNGWEMRELLDTGLQPFPYPTEQTQIQGSASMKLEDTGVLTSPPVGVTVTLPDSVLFLEDPQVARWDPEGQHWKTDCISETSYDQAERKISFKMDSFYAFTLLQDSYANMPFQSWELRPLGQDSALLTITAALTEVSITIKGSKCMLQSDQERGLNHILGQWMSPSELQKAMVSAGVNIFVNQYSDKYVSVNAKDPLIEHAVYEQMALLSSAFAFSWSQWNTQCGHERLVLQVCEHLDPVPVRDDSWCVYLLGAQRSQRLRIKEHSEAFSPELDPGSEFHSTFLHMLRDGMSPAGQDRCSHHLFVDAVHRLLRATRPLTYS; via the exons ATG TCTGCCCAAAAGAAAGGAGGCAAGCTCAGTAAGGCTGAAAAGGAGCAACTtcagaaagaggaggatgagagaagacAGAAGGAAGATG AGGAGGCTCGACTCCTGGCTGAGAAAGAGGAGCaagagaggctggagagagagagaaaggagcaggaggagcatcAGAAACTGGAACTAAAG GACAAAGATCGCAGAGAGGATGAGCTGAACGAACTGCGTCATCTAGTGGAAGAGAACCAGACTGCAGTCACCAAGTGGGAGACTGACTCCAGAGCGAAAGCCAAG TGGGACAGGTACATGTGTTGTGACGGGAGTCCAGACCCGTCAGTCCAGCAGGAGATCAACACCTTCATCAACCTGTGGTGCGAGGACCCAGAGGTCCAGATCAAACCGATTCTAAAGGAGTGTGCCCTGGCGCTACGG CTGCTAGAGGAGCTGGAGGGTATACTGAGGGACGAGCCTGAACCAGCTGATGCCCTGAGGTACCAGGAGACCCTGCTCTCCATCCAGACTCTCATCCAATCCAAACTTGACCGCAGCACTGAGGAGATACTCAAG TGGGCCAATGCTCACTCAGACATTGAGACGGGGAACATGCAGACAGTGGTCCAGGATGACATCATCACACTGTGTCTGTGGGCCAACCTTAACAAGAACCCAAG GTTTAAAGGGTTCCAGTTCGAGGAGGTGGGACTGGGCTTTGAGCTGCCCAAACAGCTGGCAGTCAGTGACGTCGCTGTGAGAATCCTCCACACCCACTACGACCACTTGTCTCACCTGGCTAACCTGAAAAGCCAGAACCCCAGCAGGATGTCCCTGGGCCTGGGGACCAGGGAGGAACCCCTTCTGGAGGGAGCGACCCACGTGGGGGAGTgtggggagacggagggagatggTGACAGGAGAGGGAGCACACAGCAGGGAGGTGCAGAAGAAGAGGTGCAGTCTGTCAGAGGGTCTGAAGGCAGGAAG AGTGCGGTGAGTGTGATATCtatgaaggaggaggggaggagtggtcAGAAGCAGCTGGAGGATGCGCAACAGAAGCTGGAGGAGAATGGGAGTCAGATAGATACAATGTTAGAGGGAGATGACTCAG GTGAGGGAGACTCCACCCCTACCCCGATGGACCCAGTGATGGACAGCTATGAGGGTCAGGTGGTTGACCTTCAACAGTACACACCCCTGGGAGGAGTCTTCTACTGCGATGTCTTCCGTCTGCCGCCACAGTCCCAACAACTCAATggatgggagatgagagag CTGTTGGACACAGGGCTGCAGCCGTTCCCCTACCCCACAGAGCAGACTCAGATCCAGGGCTCTGCCTCCATGAAGCTGGAGGACACTGGGGTCTTGACCAGTCCCCCTGTAGGGGTCACAGTCACCCTGCCCGACTCTGTCCTATTCCTGGAGGACCCCCAGGTGGCCCGCTGGGACCCTGAAG GTCAGCACTGGAAGACCGACTGCATCAGTGAGACGTCGTACGACCAGGCAGAGCGGAAGATCTCGTTCAAGATGGACTCATTCTACGCCTTCACGCTTCTACAGGACTCGTATGCCAACATGCCGTTCCAGAGCTGGGAGCTCAGACCACTGGGCCAGGACTCTGCACTGCTCACCATCACCGCAGCCCTCACTGAAGTCAGCATCACCATCAAG GGCAGCAAGTGTATGCTCCAGTCAGACCAGGAGAGAGGACTGAACCACATCCTGGGCCAGTGGATGAGTCCCTCTGAACTGCAGAAAGCCATGGTCAGCGCCGGGGTCAACATCTTCGTCAACCAATACTCCGACAAATATGTCAGCGTAAACGCAAAG GACCCTCTGATAGAACATGCTGTGTATGAACAGATGGCCCTGCTCTCCTCTGCCTTTGCCTTCTCCTGGAGCCAGTGGAACACGCAGTGTGGCCATGAGCGTCTGGTGCTGCAG GTGTGTGAGCACCTAGACCCGGTCCCGGTCCGAGATGACTCGTGGTGTGTGTACCTGCTGGGGGCCCAGAGGAGCCAAAGGCTGAGGATCAAGGAACACAGTGAGGCGTTCTCTCCAGAGCTGGACCCCGGCAGTGAGTTCCACTCCACCTTCCTGCACATGCTCCGAGACGGCATGTCTCCCGCCGGACAGGACCGATGCTCTCACCACCTGTTCGTCGACGCCGTGCACAGACTGCTGCGTGCCACACGGCCTCTCACATACTCCTGA
- the LOC123994606 gene encoding dynein axonemal intermediate chain 7-like isoform X3, whose product MPPKDAKSAQKKGGKLSKAEKEQLQKEEDERRQKEDEEARLLAEKEEQERLERERKEQEEHQKLELKDKDRREDELNELRHLVEENQTAVTKWETDSRAKAKWDRYMCCDGSPDPSVQQEINTFINLWCEDPEVQIKPILKECALALRLLEELEGILRDEPEPADALRYQETLLSIQTLIQSKLDRSTEEILKWANAHSDIETGNMQTVVQDDIITLCLWANLNKNPRFKGFQFEEVGLGFELPKQLAVSDVAVRILHTHYDHLSHLANLKSQNPSRMSLGLGTREEPLLEGATHVGECGETEGDGDRRGSTQQGGAEEEVQSVRGSEGRKSAVSVISMKEEGRSGQKQLEDAQQKLEENGSQIDTMLEGDDSGEGDSTPTPMDPVMDSYEGQVVDLQQYTPLGGVFYCDVFRLPPQSQQLNGWEMRELLDTGLQPFPYPTEQTQIQGSASMKLEDTGVLTSPPVGVTVTLPDSVLFLEDPQVARWDPEGQHWKTDCISETSYDQAERKISFKMDSFYAFTLLQDSYANMPFQSWELRPLGQDSALLTITAALTEVSITIKGSKCMLQSDQERGLNHILGQWMSPSELQKAMVSAGVNIFVNQYSDKYVSVNAKDPLIEHAVYEQMALLSSAFAFSWSQWNTQCGHERLVLQVCEHLAAIPVLLWCVYSRINLSPRCVST is encoded by the exons ATG CCACCCAAGGATGCAAAG TCTGCCCAAAAGAAAGGAGGCAAGCTCAGTAAGGCTGAAAAGGAGCAACTtcagaaagaggaggatgagagaagacAGAAGGAAGATG AGGAGGCTCGACTCCTGGCTGAGAAAGAGGAGCaagagaggctggagagagagagaaaggagcaggaggagcatcAGAAACTGGAACTAAAG GACAAAGATCGCAGAGAGGATGAGCTGAACGAACTGCGTCATCTAGTGGAAGAGAACCAGACTGCAGTCACCAAGTGGGAGACTGACTCCAGAGCGAAAGCCAAG TGGGACAGGTACATGTGTTGTGACGGGAGTCCAGACCCGTCAGTCCAGCAGGAGATCAACACCTTCATCAACCTGTGGTGCGAGGACCCAGAGGTCCAGATCAAACCGATTCTAAAGGAGTGTGCCCTGGCGCTACGG CTGCTAGAGGAGCTGGAGGGTATACTGAGGGACGAGCCTGAACCAGCTGATGCCCTGAGGTACCAGGAGACCCTGCTCTCCATCCAGACTCTCATCCAATCCAAACTTGACCGCAGCACTGAGGAGATACTCAAG TGGGCCAATGCTCACTCAGACATTGAGACGGGGAACATGCAGACAGTGGTCCAGGATGACATCATCACACTGTGTCTGTGGGCCAACCTTAACAAGAACCCAAG GTTTAAAGGGTTCCAGTTCGAGGAGGTGGGACTGGGCTTTGAGCTGCCCAAACAGCTGGCAGTCAGTGACGTCGCTGTGAGAATCCTCCACACCCACTACGACCACTTGTCTCACCTGGCTAACCTGAAAAGCCAGAACCCCAGCAGGATGTCCCTGGGCCTGGGGACCAGGGAGGAACCCCTTCTGGAGGGAGCGACCCACGTGGGGGAGTgtggggagacggagggagatggTGACAGGAGAGGGAGCACACAGCAGGGAGGTGCAGAAGAAGAGGTGCAGTCTGTCAGAGGGTCTGAAGGCAGGAAG AGTGCGGTGAGTGTGATATCtatgaaggaggaggggaggagtggtcAGAAGCAGCTGGAGGATGCGCAACAGAAGCTGGAGGAGAATGGGAGTCAGATAGATACAATGTTAGAGGGAGATGACTCAG GTGAGGGAGACTCCACCCCTACCCCGATGGACCCAGTGATGGACAGCTATGAGGGTCAGGTGGTTGACCTTCAACAGTACACACCCCTGGGAGGAGTCTTCTACTGCGATGTCTTCCGTCTGCCGCCACAGTCCCAACAACTCAATggatgggagatgagagag CTGTTGGACACAGGGCTGCAGCCGTTCCCCTACCCCACAGAGCAGACTCAGATCCAGGGCTCTGCCTCCATGAAGCTGGAGGACACTGGGGTCTTGACCAGTCCCCCTGTAGGGGTCACAGTCACCCTGCCCGACTCTGTCCTATTCCTGGAGGACCCCCAGGTGGCCCGCTGGGACCCTGAAG GTCAGCACTGGAAGACCGACTGCATCAGTGAGACGTCGTACGACCAGGCAGAGCGGAAGATCTCGTTCAAGATGGACTCATTCTACGCCTTCACGCTTCTACAGGACTCGTATGCCAACATGCCGTTCCAGAGCTGGGAGCTCAGACCACTGGGCCAGGACTCTGCACTGCTCACCATCACCGCAGCCCTCACTGAAGTCAGCATCACCATCAAG GGCAGCAAGTGTATGCTCCAGTCAGACCAGGAGAGAGGACTGAACCACATCCTGGGCCAGTGGATGAGTCCCTCTGAACTGCAGAAAGCCATGGTCAGCGCCGGGGTCAACATCTTCGTCAACCAATACTCCGACAAATATGTCAGCGTAAACGCAAAG GACCCTCTGATAGAACATGCTGTGTATGAACAGATGGCCCTGCTCTCCTCTGCCTTTGCCTTCTCCTGGAGCCAGTGGAACACGCAGTGTGGCCATGAGCGTCTGGTGCTGCAG GTGTGTGAGCACCTAGCAGCCATCCCAgtgttgttgtggtgtgtgtacagtaggatTAACCTCTCTCCCAGGTGTGTGAGCACCTAG
- the LOC123995617 gene encoding electron transfer flavoprotein regulatory factor 1 isoform X1 gives MICHLLLTSLTMHFCSQAQCDREHRFCVIGITGTVVKATTVSGSDMANPLRSEVRQLYKNLLFLGREYPKGAEYFRERLKGAFMKNKDVTDPKEIKKLVDRGEFVIKELEALYYLRKYRAMKKRYYEEELSSVLNIGRPVD, from the exons ATGATTTGTCATTTGCTGCTGACGTCACTCACAATGCACTTTTGCAGCCAGGCACAGTGTGACAGAGAACATCGTTTTTGTGTCATTGGCATCActggtacag TAGTGAAGGCTACTACGGTCTCAGGCAGTGACATGGCCAACCCTCTGAGGAGTGAGGTTAGACAGCTGTACAAGAAT CTCCTGTTTTTGGGACGGGAATACCCCAAAGGCGCAGAATACTTCAGGGAACGTCTGAAGGGTGCCTTTATGAAGAACAAAGATGTCACAGACCCTAAGGAGATCAAAAAGCTAGTCGACCGTGGGGAGTTTGTGATCAAGGAACTGGAGGCCCTGTACTATCTGAGGAAGTACAGAGCCATGAAGAAGCGTTACTACGAAGAAGAATTGTCCTCCGTGCTGAATATAGGCAGACCGGTAGACTGA
- the LOC123995617 gene encoding electron transfer flavoprotein regulatory factor 1 isoform X2 — MANPLRSEVRQLYKNLLFLGREYPKGAEYFRERLKGAFMKNKDVTDPKEIKKLVDRGEFVIKELEALYYLRKYRAMKKRYYEEELSSVLNIGRPVD, encoded by the exons ATGGCCAACCCTCTGAGGAGTGAGGTTAGACAGCTGTACAAGAAT CTCCTGTTTTTGGGACGGGAATACCCCAAAGGCGCAGAATACTTCAGGGAACGTCTGAAGGGTGCCTTTATGAAGAACAAAGATGTCACAGACCCTAAGGAGATCAAAAAGCTAGTCGACCGTGGGGAGTTTGTGATCAAGGAACTGGAGGCCCTGTACTATCTGAGGAAGTACAGAGCCATGAAGAAGCGTTACTACGAAGAAGAATTGTCCTCCGTGCTGAATATAGGCAGACCGGTAGACTGA
- the LOC123994608 gene encoding sodium-coupled monocarboxylate transporter 1-like, with protein sequence MAASPVIGSFVAADYAVFALMLLVSAAIGVYYAIVGRGQSSSREFLMGGQSMTAVPVALSLTASFMSAITVLATPAEVYRYGASYGLFSLSYVLVVVVSSEVFLPVFYRLGITSTYEYLEIRFNRATRLLGTVMFIVQTILYTGIVIYAPALALNQVTGMDLWGAVISTGVVCTFYCTMGGLKAVVWTDVFQVGIMVAGFLSVIIRAVVLQGGVSNILNHAELGGRLNFWDFDASPLRRHTFWTITLGGTFVWTSIYGINQAQVQRYISCKSMTHAKMSLYINLLGLWVIMLCSVFAGLCLYSVYKHCDPWTAGMVSAPDQLMPYMVMDILRDYPGLPGLFVAAAYSGTLSTVSSSVNALAAVTIEDLIKPYIHMSEKHLSWTSKGLSFLYGALCIGMAGIASLMGSLLQAAISIFGIIGGPLLGLFSLGILCPYANATGGLAGLLSGLVMSLWVGIGAQFYPPLPEQSRPLGLTTHSCNFTTAADAFNWTTSPTEPSLYTTVLQQNTAERPFLADNWYSLSYLYFSPIGSLTTLAVGLLVSLLSGGMKLKLEPRVTLMKEDTMLFCFYKLFKERAMRRAGKLDLTKNRESKCGNNNPGFCNVHELDFTKSSLPT encoded by the exons ATGGCAGCCTCTCCAGTGATTGGATCCTTTGTGGCTGCGGACTATGCAGTCTTTGCTCTGATGCTGCTGGTGTCTGCAGCCATCGGGGTGTACTATGCCATCGTCGGAAGGGGCCAGAGCAGCTCCAGAGAGTTTCTGATGGGGGGCCAGAGTATGACAGCCGTACCTGTGGCTCTGTCCCTGACTGCCAGCTTCATGTCGGCTATCACAGTGCTGGCCACCCCGGCCGAGGTGTACCGATACGGGGCAAGCTACGGCCTCTTCAGCCTCTCCTatgtgctggtggtggtggtcagCTCAGAggtcttcctccctgtcttctaCAGGCTGGGCATCACAAGTACCTATGAG TATCTGGAGATACGGTTCAACAGAGCCACGCGTCTGTTGGGGACAGTGATGTTCATTGTTCAGACT atACTCTACACAGGAATAGTCATTTATGCTCCAGCTCTGGCATTAAATCAAG tgaCTGGGATGGATCTCTGGGGTGCTGTCATTTCAACAGGAGTGGTTTGCACCTTTTACTGCACTATG GGCGGTCTGAAGGCGGTGGTGTGGACGGACGTGTTCCAGGTGGGCATCATGGTGGCAGGCTTCCTGTCTGTCATCATCAGAGCCGTGGTCCTGCAGGGAGGAGTCTCCAACATCCTAAACCACGCAGAGCTCGGAGGACGACTCAACTTCTGGGA CTTTGATGCTAGTCCACTGAGGAGGCACACCTTCTGGACAATCACGTTAGGAGGCACATTTGTCTGGACCAGTATCTATGGGATCAACCAAGCCCAGGTGCAGAGATACATCTCTTGCAAATCCATGACTCACGCCAAAAT gtCTCTCTACATAAACCTATTAGGACTGTGGGTCATCATGCTGTGTTCTGTGTTTGCTGGGCTGTGTCTGTACTCCGTCTACAAGCACTGTGACCCCTGGACAGCAGGCATGGTGTCAGCGCCAGATCAG CTGATGCCATATATGGTGATGGACATCCTGAGAGACTACCCTGGACTGCCAGGATTGTTTGTGGCTGCAGCCTACAGTGGGACCCTAAG TACGGTATCGTCCAGTGTCAATGCTCTGGCTGCCGTGACTATTGAAGACCTGATCAAGCCGTACATACACATGTCAGAGAAACACCTGTCCTGGACCTCTAAAGGCCTTA GCTTTCTGTATGGGGCTCTCTGTATTGGAATGGCTGGCATAGCCTCACTCATGGGAAGTCTGCTGCAG GCAGCTATCAGTATCTTTGGGATCATCGGAGGGCCTTTACTGGGTCTCTTCTCACTGGGGATCCTCTGTCCATACGCCAATGCCACA GGGGGCTTGGCTGGTCTGCTCTCTGGGCTGGTTATGTCTCTGTGGGTGGGGATAGGGGCCCAGTTTTACCCTCCTCTACCAGAGCAGAGTAGGCCTCTGGGTCTGACCACACATAGCTGTAACTTCACAACCGCAGCCGATGCGTTCAACTGGACCACATCCCCAACAGAACCAAGcctatacactacagtactacagcaaAATACAGCAGAGAG ACCCTTCCTGGCTGATAACTGGTACTCCCTGTCCTATCTCTACTTCAGTCCTATTGGGTCACTTACAACACTGGCTGTTGGACTGTTGGTCAGTCTACTTTCAG GGGGTATGAAGTTGAAGTTGGAACCAAGGGTGACTTTGATGAAAGAAGATACAATGTTATTTTGCTTTTACAAGCTCTTTAAAGAAAGG GCCATGAGACGAGCAGGGAAGCTGGACCTCACAAAAAACAGAGAGAGCAAATGTGGAAACAATAACCCCGGCTTCTGCAATGTCCACGAGTTGGATTTCACAAAGAGCAGTCTTCCTACTTAA